One Brassica napus cultivar Da-Ae chromosome A1, Da-Ae, whole genome shotgun sequence genomic region harbors:
- the LOC125610037 gene encoding uncharacterized protein LOC125610037: MGSNEREHHPPHISSLVVRPSGSNDGEGDRHAAAEDDSRDRPSIPRSDRHKSDNGHRTRASSSSPLRRPYEDHHRHGSDLNHSGALLRGGREFSSRRESSGRHRDYSPPHARVGAGSRRFDGPEPAHGRSFRSDGIGRNNNHPKVQPRDGDWYCLDPLCRNLNFARREVCFKCKRRRYAPANTPAPPRLLPPPMNLSPRRDFNGYRSPPRGYPRDYPPPRLDHPTWRDRDREGGDRLRYSNLEYPPNRRLASDWVPEPHYERRPPLSPPRGGGWGRHSRERSRSPPMRGPPPPLRDYRRDSYLERGGREDQRGGDRDRMRNGY; the protein is encoded by the exons ATGGGGTCAAACGAAAGAGAGCATCACCCTCCCCACATCAGCAGTCTCGTCGTGCGTCCGTCCGGAAGCAACGACGGAGAAGGCGACCGCCACGCCGCCGCCGAAGATGACTCTCGCGACCGGCCCTCAATCCCTCGCTCGGATCGTCATAAGAGTGACAATG GACATAGAACTCGTGCAAGTTCTAGCTCACCACTCCGTCGTCCATATGAAGATCACCACCGACACGGCTCTGATCTTAATCATTCAGGAGCTCTACTTCGTGGTGGCCGAGAGTTCAGCAGTAGAAGGGAGTCATCTGGGAGACACAGAGACTATTCACCACCCCATGCTAGAGTTGGAGCTGGATCTCGTCGCTTTGATGGGCCTGAACCTGCTCATGGCCGCTCTTTTAGAAGCGATGGCATTGGCAGAAACAATAATCATCCAAAGGTGCAACCAAGAGATGGAGATTGGTACTGTCTAGATCCACT ATGTAGGAACTTGAACTTTGCGAGACGGGAAGTGTGTTTCAAGTGCAAGAGGCGTCGCTATGCACCTGCCAATACTCCTGCACCCcctcgtcttcttcctcctcccaTGAATCTCTCCCCAAGAAGAGACTTCAATGGCTACAGGTCTCCTCCACGTGGCTACCCCAGAGACTACCCGCCGCCAAGACTTGACCATCCCACATGGAGAGACAGAGACAGAGAAGGAGGAGACCGTCTGCGTTACTCCAACCTCGAGTATCCTCCTAACAGAAGATTAGCATCTGACTGGGTCCCGGAACCTCACTATGAGAGACGACCACCTCTCAGTCCACCTCGTGGTGGCGGATGGGGACGACATTCAAGAGAGAGGAGCAGATCACCGCCAATGAGAGGGCCTCCACCACCGCTAAGAGATTACCGCCGTGATAGTTACTTAGAGAGAGGAGGGAGAGAGGATCAGCGTGGTGGCGACAGAGACAGGATGAGAAACGGTTACTGA
- the LOC125610052 gene encoding rac-like GTP-binding protein ARAC7, producing the protein MSASKFIKCVTVGDGAVGKTCMLICYTSNKFPTDYIPTVFDNFSANVSVDGQIVNLGLWDTAGQEDYSRLRPLSYRGADIFVLAFSLISKASYENVLKKWMPELRRFAPNVPIVLVGTKLDLRDDKGYLADHTNVITSTQGEELRKQIGAAAYIECSSKTQQNVKGVFDTAIKVVLQPPRRKEVTGNKKKHRRSGCSFASIVCGGCATA; encoded by the exons ATGAGTGCTTCAAAGTTCATTAAATGTGTAACTGTCGGAGACGGAGCTGTCGGGAAGACATGTATGCTTATCTGTTACACTAGCAACAAGTTTCCCACT GATTATATACCGACTGTGTTCGACAACTTCAGTGCCAATGTCTCCGTGGATGGACAGATCGTGAATCTAGGGCTATGGGACACTGCTG GTCAAGAAGATTACAGTAGGTTGAGGCCATTGAGTTACAGAGGAGCTGATATCTTCGTCTTAGCCTTTTCTCTTATTAGCAAGGCTAGTTACGAGAATGTACTAAAGAAg TGGATGCCTGAACTTCGTCGGTTTGCGCCTAATGTTCCCATTGTCCTTGTTGGTACAAAGCTAG ATCTCCGTGATGACAAGGGATACCTTGCGGATCACACCAATGTCATTACCTCTACTCAGGGAGAGGAATTGAGGAAGCAAATCGGTGCAGCTGCTTACATCGAGTGCAGTTCCAAGACTCAACAG AATGTGAAAGGAGTGTTTGACACAGCTATCAAAGTGGTTCTCCAGCCACCACGGAGGAAAGAGGTCACTGGTAATAAGAAGAAACACAGAAGATCCGGCTGCTCCTTTGC GAGCATTGTCTGCGGAGGCTGCGCCACAGCGTAG
- the LOC125610033 gene encoding cyclin-dependent kinase F-1, whose product MDKQPASSWSIHTRPEITAKYEIFERVGSGAYADVYRARRISDGLTVALKEIFDYQSAFREIDALSILHGSPNVVLMHEYFWREDENAVIVLEFLRSDLSAVIRDAKRRKKKGSGGDGFSVGEIKRWMIQILNGVDACHRNLIVHRDLKPGNMLVSDDGVLKLADFGQARILMEPDNVAADEEREGEASREPPEVIPDYVNSSQKGSEGQEQEVLSRDEYFRQVEELKAKQVVRDDTDKDSNVPDGDASCLATCTVSEMDDDFGTNSFAYDEEGLDGGGEGLMTSCVGTRWFRPPELLYGSTMYGLEIDLWSLGCVFAELLSLEPLFPGVSDIDQISRVTNVLGNLNEEVWPGCVDLPDYKSISFAEVESPLGVEGCLPNHSGDVISLLKKLICYDPARRATAVEMLSDKYFKEEPLPVPVSELYVPPTMSGPDEEDSPRKWNDYREMDSDSDGFGPVNVKPTSSGFTIEFP is encoded by the exons ATGGATAAACAGCCGGCGAGCAGCTGGAGTATCCACACCCGGCCGGAGATAACCGCCAAGTACGAGATCTTCGAGCGAGTCGGATCCGGAGCCTACGCCGACGTGTACCGAGCTCGCCGCATCTCCGACGGCCTCACCGTCGCTCTCAAGGAGATCTTCGACTACCAATCAGCCTTCCGGGAGATCGACGCCCTCTCCATCCTCCACGGATCCCCCAACGTCGTCCTTATGCACGAGTACTTCTGGCGCGAGGACGAGAACGCAGTGATCGTCCTCGAGTTCCTCAGGTCTGATCTCTCCGCAGTGATCCGAGACgccaagaggaggaagaagaaaggatCAGGAGGAGATGGATTCTCCGTGGGGGAGATTAAGAGATGGATGATTCAGATTCTCAATGGCGTCGATGCTTGCCATAGGAATCTGATCGTTCACAGAGATTTAAAGCCTGGGAACATGTTAGTGTCTGATGATGGAGTGCTCAAGCTTGCTGATTTTGGTCAG GCTAGGATACTCATGGAGCCTGATAACGTCGCTGCAGatgaagagagagaaggagaagccAGCAGGGAGCCACCAGAAGTGATTCCTGATTATGTGAACTCGTCTCAGAAAGGCTCAGAAGGTCAGGAACAGGAGGTACTGAGTAGAGACGAGTACTTTCGACAGGTGGAAGAGCTCAAGGCTAAGCAGGTTGTGAGGGATGACACTGATAAGGACTCCAACGTGCCTGATGGAGACGCGTCTTGTCTTGCCACGTGTACTGTTAGTGAAATGGATGATGATTTCGGGACGAACTCTTTTGCTTATGATGAGGAGGGATTGGATGGTGGTGGAGAAGGTTTGATGACATCTTGCGTGGGGACCAGGTGGTTTAGACCACCGGAGCTTCTTTACGGATCTACAATGTATGGGTTGGAGATCGATCTGTGGTCGCTTGGTTGCGTGTTTGCGGAGCTCTTGTCTCTGGAGCCTTTGTTCCCTGGAGTTTCGGATATAGATCAGATCAGCAGAGTAACCAACGTGCTGGGGAACTTAAACGAAGAGGTTTGGCCAGGATGTGTTGATCTTCCTGACTACAAGTCGATCTCGTTTGCTGAAGTAGAGTCTCCTCTTGGTGTAGAAGGATGTCTTCCCAACCATTCAGGGGATGTGATATCGCTGCTCAAGAAGCTTATCTGTTACGATCCAGCTAGGAGAGCTACTGCTGTGGAGATGTTGAGTGATAAATATTTCAAGGAAGAGCCTCTTCCGGTGCCTGTTTCAGAGCTCTATGTGCCTCCGACGATGAGTGGGCCAGATGAGGAGGACTCTCCTAGGAAGTGGAATGATTACAGAGAAATGGATTCAGATTCAGATGGCTTTGGACCTGTGAATGTGAAGCCTACAAGTAGTGGATTTACAATAGAATTCCCCTGA